CCGAAGTAAATTTGTATAAGAAAATCAAAACAAATAAATAAAAAACATCATGGAAAATAAAATTTTAGGCTTACACCATATTACTGCAATTGCTGGTGACGCAAAACGTAATTTCAACTTTTATTCTAACATATTAGGATTAAGATTCATTAAAAAAACAGTGAATTTTGATGATCCTGGAACGTATCATTTTTACTTTGGTGACGAAGTTGGAAGTGCGGGAACAATCTTAACTTTTTTCCCTTGGGGAGAAGGAATTCAACAAGGAAGAAAAGGTTCTGGAATGGCAACAGAAATTGGATATTCTGTACCAAAAGGAAGTCTTGATTTCTGGCAAGAACGTTTCGAAAAATACAATGTAATTTATAATAAACCGGCTGAAAAATTCGGAGAAAAATATCTTACTTTCTTAGATCCGGACGGTTTAAAATTAGAATTAATCGAGTCTAAAACTGGCGATAACAGAAAAGCATGGGAAACTGATGAAGTAAAAGCTGACGTTGCTACAAAAGGTTTTCATAACATCACTTTGACTTTGAATAGTATCAAAGCTACCGCTACAATTTTAACAGATATATTTGGTTATAAATTGATTGACCAAGACGTAAACAGATATCGTTATGCAACAGATGCGGTAGAAAATGCTGCAATTGTTGACTTAGTAGAATTACCGGAAGAAAAACGCGGTTTAGGAGCAAACGGAACTGTACATCACGTGGCTTTCAGAGTAGAAAATGACGAAATTTTAATGCACTTCCGTGAAAAAATCGAAGAATACGGATTGCAAATTACGCAACAGATTGACAGAAATTATTTCCACTCTCTATATTTCAGAGAGCCAGGAGGAGTTTTATTCGAAATCGCTACAGAAAACCCTGGATTTACTGTTGATGAGCCACTAGAAGAATTAGGTAAAAATCTGAAACTTCCTGCACAATATGAATCTGATAGAGCTGCAATTGAAGCACATTTGGTTAAAATTAATTAATTCTAAAAACTGAATTAAATAGCTAAAAAAAAGGCGTTAATTTAATATAATTAACGCCTTTTTACATTTAAAAAATCTTATTCCAAAATAAACCATTGCTTAACATCTTCGGCAATTGTTTCTTGGTTTATAATACTTTCGAACTCATTGTTTGTTGGATTGTATTTATAAACTTCCTGCCATTGTTTATAGTAAAAAGTTATTTTTTGGATGGCATCACAAATAAATAAAAGTTCATCGTTGGTCATTGTTGGATGCAAAGAAATACGAACCCAACCTGGTTTATTGCTTAAGTTTTTCTGAAGAAGTTCTTTTGTTATTTCTGCAGATTCTTCCCGATTAATACCAAATAAATAATGCGCATACGTACTCGCACAAGACCAACCGCCACGAACCTGAATTCCGAAGCGATCATTTAAAATACGGACAATTAAGTTATAATGAATGTTTTCAATATTAAAAGAAACGCATCCAATTCGTTCTGTATTTAAATCACCTAAAATAGAAACTCCTTCTATTTTTTGAAGTTTTGAATAACATAAATCCAACAGTTCTTTTTCTCTGTTTTTCATGTTTTCGACGCCCATTTGCTCTTTCAATTCTAAGCACAAAGCCGTTCGAATTACTTGTAGAAAACCCGGAGTTCCGCCATCTTCCTTTACTTCTATTGTATCATTATAATGATATTCGCCCCACGGATTCGTACATTTTACATTTCCGCCACCGGGATTATCAGGAAAACTGGATTTGTATAATTTCTCATTAAAAACCAAAACACCGCAAGTTCCTGGTCCACCTAAAAATTTATGAGGCGAAAAGAAAATCGCATCCAATTGCGCTTCAGGATCTTCGGGATGCATATCGATTGAAACATAAGGTGCCGAAGCAGCAAAATCAACAAAACAAAAACCTCCGTTTTGATGCATGATTTTGGCTAATTCATAATACGGCGTAATAATTCCTGTAACGTTCGAACAAGCTGTAAACGAACCAATTTTTAAACTTCGGTTTTTATATTTCTTAAGTTCTGAAGACAAGATTCTTGGATCAACCAAATTGTTTTCATCTGCGGGCAAAACCACAATATCAGCAATGGTTTCGTACCACGGAACCTGATTAGAATGATGTTCCATATGTGTAATAAAAACAACTGGTCTTTCGTCATCAAAGTGCAGTTTTACATTATAAATATTATCCTCAGAACGAAGTCCCATAATGCGTTGCAATTTTGATAAAGCAGCTGTCATTCCGGTTCCAGTCGTTACCAGACAATCTGATTCATTGGCATTTACGTGCTTTTTGATTATTGTTCGCGCGTGTTGATACGCATATGTAGATGCTTTGCCGGTTTCGCTTGAAAACGAATGCGTATTGGCAATCATCGGACCTATTTTATTGAGCATTACCTCTTCAATTGGAAAATACAATCTTCCGCTAGCGATCCAATCTGCGTACAATATTTTCTGTTTTCCGTAAACTGATTCGAAAGAATGATTAACGCCAATTGTATTTCCTCTGAATTTAGAAAAATAATGTTCTAATTCTGTTGTCGCTGTTTTTTCTATAATAGATTCCATGACTATTTTTTCTAAAACCAATTATGATTTGAAGTTTTTGATTCCTGTATTCAGCCAATTATAATAATCTTCGATATCAGGATTATACGCCGAAGGTTCCGTTAAGTTTACACTATTTTGGTCTACAATTACATAAAAAGGCTGTGCGTTTGCTTTGTAGGTTTTGATTTGTAAATCGCTCCATTTATTTCCAACCGTTTTGATCTTTTTGCCTGTTGTTTCAGAAACATATTGTTCGTTTTCCGGAAGCTCATTTTTGTCGTCTACGTACAATGAAATCAAAACTACTTCATTTTTCAAAACACCTAAAACCTTTGGATCTGACCAAACCAATTCTTCCATTTTTCTGCAATTCACGCATGCATAACCTGTAAAATCTAATAAAACTGGTTTCTTGTTTTTCTTCGCGAATTCCATTCCTTTATTATAATCATGAAAAGTGATAATATTTTGCGGACCAAATTCAGCTCCTTCCGGTAAAGCCGACTTTACTTCGCTAACACTTTTAGAAGCGCCAAATCCGTCTGGCGATTCACTGTATTGCATTGGAGGCGCAAATCCGCTGATTAATTTTAAAGGCGCGCCCCAAAGTCCTGGAATCAAATAAATAGTAAACGATAAAACAATTAATCCAAAACCTAATCTTCCAACTGAAATATGGTTTAAAGGAGAATCGTGCGGTAATGTTATTTTTCCGAATAAATAGAAAGCCAAAGTTCCAAAAACGGCAATCCAAATCGTTAGAAATACTTCTCTTTCCAGCCAATGCAATTGCAAAACCAAATCAGCATTTGATAAAAATTTGAAAGCTAAAGCCAATTCCAAAAAGCCTAAAACGACTTTTACAGTATTTAGCCATCCGCCCGATTTTGGCAAAGCATTTAACCAACCCGGAAATGCAGCAAACAATGAAAATGGCAATGCAATTGCAGTCGAAAATCCTAACATTCCAACAATTGGCGCGATACCTCCTTTTGAAGCTGCTTCGACTAATAATGTTCCAACAATTGGACCCGTACAAGAGAATGAAACAATGGCTAAAGCCAAAGCCATAAAGAAAATCCCGACTAATCCTCCTCTATCCGCTTGCGAATCGACTTTATTGGCCAATGCATTTGGCAGCATGATTTCGAAAGCGCCCAAAAAAGAAACTGCAAAAACAACCAATAAAATAAAGAATATAAGATTGAACCAAACATTCGTTGAAAGCGCGTTCAGAGAATCGGCACCAAAAACAGCTGTTACAATTGAACCCAATAAAACATAAATAATGATGATCGAAAATCCGTAAATCAAAGCGTTTCTAATTCCTGCCGCTTTGGTTTTGCTTTGTTTGGTAAAATAACTAACCGTCATCGGAATCATCGGAAAAACACAAGGCGTTAATAAAGCTGCAAATCCCGATAAAAAGGCAATAACAAAAATGCTTATTAATCCTCTTGTATCTTTCTTTTTAGTTGGATTTTCAATTTGTGTTTCTGCTTTTTCTGTTGCTTTAACCGTCGTTTTTTCTTCAGCAACAGCTGAATCTTTTACAATTGCTATTTCTTCGGCGGAAGCCAACTTTTTAGAATTCGGAATTTTAAAAGACAATTCTTCTGATGACGGCGGTAAACAATTACTGTCGTCACAAACCATAAATCCAACTTCGGCTGCAATGTTTGTAATTTGATCTGATTTGAATTTTATTTTCTGCGTAAAAAGCGCTTTATCTTCAAAATATTTAATTTTCATATTGAAGATTTTATCCACGACTTCATGTCCTTTTCCTTCGGTAGTTTTGCCTGTTAATTCAAAGTTATTCTTTGGATTTTTAAACGAAAAAGCTGTCGCCGATGGTCCACCTTCTTCGATATATTGTCCGTACAAATGCCAACCGGACTGAATCGCAGCTTCGGCTTTTAAAACATATTCTTTATCTGATATTTTTTCTACAGAAGTAGTCCATTTTACCGGATTGTACATTTGTCCAAACATATTGCAACTCACAAGCAATAGTAAGGTTATGATGAATTTTTTCATTGTTTTTTTGTTTTGATATTTTAAGTTTGATTTAAAAAAAGAGCTGTCGGCAAAACAGCTCTTTTGGGTCTTTCACAAAAAATTGCTTACTAATTCAGATTTAAAAATGAAAGACAACTATTAAAATTGTTTTTTTTTGTTTCAGGTTTCAGGTTTCAGGTTTCAGGTTTCAGGTTTCAGGTTTCAGGTTTCAGGTTTCAGGTTTCAGGTTTCAGGTTTCAGGTTTCAGGTTTTGGATTGCGATAACTTTGTCAAAGTTTAAAACTTTGACAAAGTTGAATCACAATCTTGCTTCTAGTATCTTTATTCTTTATTCTAACTTCTTCCTCCTAAAAAAAATTACTTCAAAGGATTCCCTTCTTTATCTAATGAACCAGCTTTTATAACAATCATTTTGTCTAGCTGAACATACTTTTTGATCGCGTCGTTTACTTGTTTCAACGTTACTTTTTCGATATCTTTTGGATATTGGTCGATGTAACTTGGCTCTAAACCTCTTTCTATAAAGCCTAAAATTGTTCTCGTCATTCCGTTTGTGGTTGCCATTCCAACTTTAAAACTTCCAATTAAATTGGTTTTCTTATTTTCTAACTCTTCCAAAGTAATTCCGTCGTTTACCCATTTTTTCACCTGAACTATTGTTGCGTCCAGTCCTTTTTGGAATAAAGTTGGATTAAAAGATGCATTTACCATCCAATATCCGCCAGTTGCAATATTTCCACCTGTTCCAGATGAAATGTTGTACGTTAAACCGTCATTATCTCGAACTGTTTGCATCAAACGACCAGCAAAACCAGCGCCTAAAGTATAATTACCAATGTAAAACGGAATATAATCTGCATCGGTTCTTTTTAAACCTGTATATTGTCCAATGTACAATTCGGCGCTTGGTTTCTCCGGAATTGTAATAACTTCTGTTTTTGAATTTGCTTTTACAGCTTCTTCAAACTTCATATTTTCAATTACACCGCCGTTCCAGTTTTTGAAAGATTTATTTAATGAAGTGTTCAAATTAGCGCCTTCAGTATCGCCAACAATCACCAAATGCATTGAAGCTGGACCGAAATATTTTTTGTGGAATGCTTTTACTTCTTCCAAAGTTGCCTTTTTTACATTCGCTAAATCTTCTTCAACGCTTAAATCATGATTCGGATTTGCTTTTGGATAAATCGCCTGAGTTAATGCAATACTTCCTCTTTCTCCCGGATCATTCAGATTTTGCTGAATACTTCCGGTAAATTGTTGCTTTAAATTTTCAAATTCTTTGGCATCAAATAATGGGTTTCTTAATTCTTCAGCCAATAAAGTA
This genomic window from Flavobacterium sp. 9 contains:
- a CDS encoding ring-cleaving dioxygenase, encoding MENKILGLHHITAIAGDAKRNFNFYSNILGLRFIKKTVNFDDPGTYHFYFGDEVGSAGTILTFFPWGEGIQQGRKGSGMATEIGYSVPKGSLDFWQERFEKYNVIYNKPAEKFGEKYLTFLDPDGLKLELIESKTGDNRKAWETDEVKADVATKGFHNITLTLNSIKATATILTDIFGYKLIDQDVNRYRYATDAVENAAIVDLVELPEEKRGLGANGTVHHVAFRVENDEILMHFREKIEEYGLQITQQIDRNYFHSLYFREPGGVLFEIATENPGFTVDEPLEELGKNLKLPAQYESDRAAIEAHLVKIN
- a CDS encoding aminotransferase class V-fold PLP-dependent enzyme translates to MESIIEKTATTELEHYFSKFRGNTIGVNHSFESVYGKQKILYADWIASGRLYFPIEEVMLNKIGPMIANTHSFSSETGKASTYAYQHARTIIKKHVNANESDCLVTTGTGMTAALSKLQRIMGLRSEDNIYNVKLHFDDERPVVFITHMEHHSNQVPWYETIADIVVLPADENNLVDPRILSSELKKYKNRSLKIGSFTACSNVTGIITPYYELAKIMHQNGGFCFVDFAASAPYVSIDMHPEDPEAQLDAIFFSPHKFLGGPGTCGVLVFNEKLYKSSFPDNPGGGNVKCTNPWGEYHYNDTIEVKEDGGTPGFLQVIRTALCLELKEQMGVENMKNREKELLDLCYSKLQKIEGVSILGDLNTERIGCVSFNIENIHYNLIVRILNDRFGIQVRGGWSCASTYAHYLFGINREESAEITKELLQKNLSNKPGWVRISLHPTMTNDELLFICDAIQKITFYYKQWQEVYKYNPTNNEFESIINQETIAEDVKQWFILE
- a CDS encoding thioredoxin family protein; the encoded protein is MKKFIITLLLLVSCNMFGQMYNPVKWTTSVEKISDKEYVLKAEAAIQSGWHLYGQYIEEGGPSATAFSFKNPKNNFELTGKTTEGKGHEVVDKIFNMKIKYFEDKALFTQKIKFKSDQITNIAAEVGFMVCDDSNCLPPSSEELSFKIPNSKKLASAEEIAIVKDSAVAEEKTTVKATEKAETQIENPTKKKDTRGLISIFVIAFLSGFAALLTPCVFPMIPMTVSYFTKQSKTKAAGIRNALIYGFSIIIIYVLLGSIVTAVFGADSLNALSTNVWFNLIFFILLVVFAVSFLGAFEIMLPNALANKVDSQADRGGLVGIFFMALALAIVSFSCTGPIVGTLLVEAASKGGIAPIVGMLGFSTAIALPFSLFAAFPGWLNALPKSGGWLNTVKVVLGFLELALAFKFLSNADLVLQLHWLEREVFLTIWIAVFGTLAFYLFGKITLPHDSPLNHISVGRLGFGLIVLSFTIYLIPGLWGAPLKLISGFAPPMQYSESPDGFGASKSVSEVKSALPEGAEFGPQNIITFHDYNKGMEFAKKNKKPVLLDFTGYACVNCRKMEELVWSDPKVLGVLKNEVVLISLYVDDKNELPENEQYVSETTGKKIKTVGNKWSDLQIKTYKANAQPFYVIVDQNSVNLTEPSAYNPDIEDYYNWLNTGIKNFKS